From a single Candidatus Thorarchaeota archaeon genomic region:
- a CDS encoding succinate dehydrogenase/fumarate reductase iron-sulfur subunit: MAKKTFTARIERYNPDIDDAPYFQEFEVEYEPGMTVLDTLLYIQDKYDSSLAFRWECRGGQCGACAVRVNLTARLACRTKVNPDEVLVLQPMEKMPVIKDLVTDMTRTLDRLKRIRPYVERDKPAERPEIIHQPDIEILRELRKCIECSACLSNCPIVQETWDYAGPMIIRQLARLELDPRDVEDRVTMALEESVYYCTTCKMCEDICPKQIKIPSLAVELLRAKAVEAGYELSSGQQGFVDAIKKTGRSVAEKSVPLLKSIESEEFLVENPRGRVAFFTGCLIDFRMQETGRSLIEVLNRNGVDVIVPKEQWCCASPAFRTGALDVALDAARRVTKIFEDTMEKYNLDTVVVACAGCGKTLREDHPPMIYDDRGEAPKFKVYDLAEYLVDVIGLDNIVKPKGKIDLKITYHEPCHLGRGQGVIEQPLELLQMIPGVEYIDDPYKNRCCGAGGGLRAGYRDLSMKVADSKRKYIEATGADMVTTECPFCTIQIKDALKETDIETRYLPDLLAESYRKGDSES; encoded by the coding sequence ATGGCAAAGAAAACATTCACGGCTCGTATTGAGCGATATAACCCTGATATTGATGACGCACCGTATTTTCAAGAATTCGAGGTCGAGTACGAGCCTGGTATGACTGTTCTTGATACTCTCCTTTACATTCAAGACAAATATGACTCGAGCCTTGCCTTCCGTTGGGAATGCCGAGGTGGGCAATGTGGTGCATGTGCAGTTCGAGTAAATCTGACCGCTCGACTTGCCTGTCGAACTAAGGTCAATCCAGATGAGGTTCTTGTGCTTCAACCCATGGAGAAGATGCCTGTCATTAAGGATCTTGTAACTGACATGACCCGCACACTAGACCGATTAAAACGTATTCGACCTTATGTGGAACGCGATAAACCCGCGGAACGACCCGAAATAATACATCAACCTGACATTGAGATACTACGTGAGCTTCGCAAGTGTATAGAGTGTAGCGCGTGTCTCTCTAATTGTCCTATTGTACAGGAGACTTGGGACTACGCAGGCCCCATGATCATCCGGCAGCTCGCACGACTTGAGTTGGACCCGCGTGACGTAGAAGATCGTGTCACTATGGCCCTCGAGGAATCTGTGTATTACTGTACTACCTGTAAGATGTGTGAGGATATCTGTCCAAAGCAGATTAAGATTCCAAGTCTTGCAGTAGAGCTTCTCAGAGCAAAGGCGGTCGAAGCAGGATACGAGCTTTCTTCGGGGCAGCAGGGTTTTGTTGATGCGATTAAGAAAACAGGGCGTTCAGTTGCCGAAAAGAGCGTGCCATTACTGAAGAGCATTGAGAGTGAGGAATTTCTTGTAGAGAATCCACGTGGTCGTGTTGCGTTCTTTACTGGTTGCCTGATCGACTTTCGAATGCAGGAGACAGGACGTTCACTGATTGAGGTTCTGAACCGTAACGGGGTTGATGTGATCGTTCCTAAGGAACAGTGGTGCTGTGCCAGTCCAGCATTTCGTACTGGTGCTCTTGATGTTGCACTTGACGCGGCCCGAAGAGTCACAAAGATCTTCGAAGACACTATGGAGAAATACAATCTTGATACGGTTGTTGTGGCATGTGCTGGTTGCGGAAAGACACTCCGTGAAGACCATCCCCCAATGATCTATGACGATCGCGGTGAGGCTCCTAAATTCAAGGTCTATGATCTTGCAGAGTATCTTGTTGATGTAATTGGTCTTGACAATATTGTCAAACCCAAAGGCAAAATCGATCTCAAAATCACGTACCACGAACCATGTCACCTTGGCCGGGGCCAGGGTGTTATCGAGCAGCCACTAGAGCTATTGCAGATGATACCCGGTGTAGAGTACATTGATGACCCCTACAAAAATCGGTGCTGCGGCGCTGGTGGTGGCCTTCGTGCCGGATACCGTGATCTCTCCATGAAAGTTGCCGATTCCAAGAGGAAATACATCGAGGCTACAGGAGCAGACATGGTCACTACTGAGTGTCCCTTCTGTACGATACAGATCAAAGATGCTCTGAAGGAGACCGATATTGAGACCCGCTATCTGCCTGATCTCTTGGCCGAGTCCTACCGAAAAGGTGACTCCGAGTCGTAG
- the hypA gene encoding hydrogenase maturation nickel metallochaperone HypA: MHEFSAAMSIVETALQAAEEHNATRVMRVNVDVGEFTFLVFEQLIFNFEIASKNTILEGAELKLHTIRGRLRCSECGFEGETQPDPTLPPEIAIFAPMKCPKCGSAATEITGGKEFVITDIEAEIADSD; this comes from the coding sequence ATGCATGAATTCTCCGCAGCGATGTCGATTGTTGAAACAGCTCTGCAAGCAGCAGAAGAACATAATGCTACACGAGTAATGCGGGTAAACGTTGATGTTGGAGAGTTCACGTTTCTTGTGTTCGAACAGTTAATATTTAATTTCGAGATCGCCTCTAAGAATACTATTCTCGAAGGTGCTGAACTGAAACTCCATACGATTCGGGGGCGTCTCAGATGCAGTGAGTGCGGTTTTGAGGGCGAGACTCAACCCGATCCCACGCTTCCACCAGAGATTGCAATCTTTGCTCCAATGAAATGTCCAAAGTGTGGAAGTGCAGCCACAGAGATTACTGGAGGTAAAGAGTTCGTTATTACAGATATAGAGGCCGAAATTGCCGACTCTGACTGA
- a CDS encoding 30S ribosomal protein S8e gives MGVWHRKSKRVFTGARLKKFRSKRKYEMGRTPTETLIGKYKLLRIDSKGAKKKTPALRIKYVNVTDLKKNQAFRAEVLDVEKNPANMDYQRRKVITRGTIIKTSKGRARVTSRPGQDGVLNAVLI, from the coding sequence ATGGGTGTCTGGCACAGAAAATCAAAACGTGTGTTTACCGGAGCGCGACTTAAAAAATTCAGAAGCAAGAGAAAGTACGAAATGGGAAGAACTCCTACAGAAACACTCATTGGAAAATACAAGCTCCTCCGGATAGACAGCAAGGGTGCTAAAAAGAAGACGCCAGCCCTCAGAATCAAATATGTCAATGTCACAGATCTGAAAAAGAATCAGGCGTTTCGGGCAGAGGTCTTGGATGTGGAAAAGAATCCCGCAAATATGGACTATCAACGACGGAAGGTCATCACACGAGGCACAATCATCAAGACATCAAAGGGTCGAGCCCGTGTAACGAGTAGACCAGGTCAAGATGGCGTACTTAACGCCGTGCTCATCTAA
- the hypE gene encoding hydrogenase expression/formation protein HypE, with product MARIETAHGAGGKIMQRLIEEIIIPSFGLTKTGPVGLEAMDDGASLDPDGRFIVCTDAHTVQPLFFPGGDIGKLTACGTINDLAAMGAQPIAMTNTVIVEEGFEIEDLQTILHSLNSVIEPLGVAMIAGDTKVMPRGTIDGLVMSTTGIGRVYLDKPITDSGAQPGDDIIVTGPIGDHGVTLLAHREGLKFETSLTSDVAPLWEPIRSALDVGGVHAMKDPTRGGTAVALNEIASKSQVEFELVESQIPLRPAVQSLCEILGLNPLHMSSEGRVVMVVDSTMTDDIIEALQQHKSTHDATVIGTVTSGDPRVVLRTAVGGRKLVQVPLGEPVPRVC from the coding sequence ATGGCCCGGATTGAGACCGCTCATGGCGCAGGCGGTAAGATTATGCAGCGCTTGATTGAGGAGATTATCATTCCCTCTTTTGGACTTACAAAGACTGGTCCTGTAGGTCTTGAGGCGATGGATGATGGTGCGAGTCTTGACCCTGATGGCAGATTCATAGTATGTACTGATGCACATACTGTGCAGCCTCTCTTTTTCCCCGGTGGTGACATCGGCAAACTTACAGCCTGTGGTACGATAAATGACTTGGCGGCAATGGGCGCTCAACCGATTGCGATGACTAATACTGTGATTGTAGAGGAGGGCTTTGAGATCGAAGATCTACAGACCATTCTTCATTCTCTCAATAGTGTCATCGAGCCTCTTGGAGTTGCCATGATTGCAGGTGATACCAAGGTGATGCCTCGTGGGACTATTGATGGTCTAGTGATGTCTACTACAGGTATTGGCCGTGTATATCTTGACAAGCCCATAACCGATTCGGGTGCACAGCCCGGTGACGACATCATTGTTACGGGTCCTATTGGTGATCATGGAGTCACATTATTGGCTCACCGGGAAGGTCTAAAGTTTGAGACCTCTCTTACAAGTGATGTTGCACCTTTATGGGAGCCAATTCGTTCAGCTCTCGATGTTGGAGGAGTTCACGCGATGAAGGATCCGACACGTGGCGGTACAGCAGTTGCGTTGAATGAGATTGCCTCAAAGTCGCAGGTCGAGTTTGAACTTGTTGAGTCACAAATCCCTCTTCGACCCGCAGTTCAATCGCTCTGCGAAATTCTTGGCCTGAATCCTCTACATATGAGCAGTGAGGGACGCGTTGTCATGGTCGTTGACTCTACCATGACCGATGATATCATTGAGGCTTTGCAGCAACACAAGTCTACGCATGATGCAACTGTAATTGGTACGGTCACATCCGGTGATCCCCGTGTAGTATTACGTACGGCTGTTGGGGGTCGAAAGCTTGTGCAGGTCCCCCTTGGTGAACCTGTACCACGAGTCTGCTAG
- the scpB gene encoding SMC-Scp complex subunit ScpB: MLTLEAALYVAGRPLTIEELAEIIGKAVSTTQKLLKDLEFEYHKREGALEVVELPRSRYVLQLRPELTPRVGKLIPGGLLSFATLQTLVFIALKQPILQSELVTQRGTHVYEHVKELSEKKFIESTPEGRSKLLRTTTLFADYFGLDHDTIRLKAQLKHKVKQILQQQKEAEERSQSQY, translated from the coding sequence ATGCTAACGTTAGAAGCCGCCCTATACGTGGCCGGGAGACCATTGACAATTGAGGAACTTGCCGAGATTATAGGCAAGGCGGTCTCAACAACTCAGAAGCTTCTGAAGGATCTTGAGTTTGAATATCATAAGAGGGAGGGCGCATTAGAGGTTGTAGAACTTCCAAGAAGTCGATACGTTCTCCAGTTAAGACCCGAACTGACACCGCGTGTGGGCAAATTGATTCCGGGAGGATTGCTCTCCTTTGCAACACTCCAGACATTGGTATTCATCGCACTAAAACAACCAATTCTCCAATCAGAACTCGTGACACAGAGAGGCACTCACGTGTACGAACATGTCAAAGAACTCTCTGAGAAAAAGTTCATCGAGTCCACACCGGAGGGGCGTTCAAAATTACTTCGCACTACAACACTATTCGCAGACTATTTTGGCCTCGATCATGATACAATCCGATTAAAGGCGCAACTGAAACACAAGGTGAAACAAATTCTACAACAGCAGAAAGAAGCTGAAGAGAGAAGCCAAAGCCAATACTAG